The Salvia miltiorrhiza cultivar Shanhuang (shh) chromosome 1, IMPLAD_Smil_shh, whole genome shotgun sequence genome has a window encoding:
- the LOC131006788 gene encoding serine/threonine-protein phosphatase PP1 isozyme 2 translates to MAGNGQGIEPAVLDDIINRLLEFRNARTVRQVQLSENEIRALCTTSREIFLSQPNLLELEAPIKICGDIHGQYGDLLRLFEYGGFPPEANYLFLGDYVDRGKQSLETICLLLAYKIKYPENFFLLRGNHECASINRIYGFYDECKRRFNVRLWKVFTDCFNCLPVAALIDDKILCMHGGLSPDLTNLDQIRNLPRPTDIPDSGLLCDLLWSDPSREVKGWGMNDRGVSYTFGQDKVAEFLMQHDMDLVCRAHQVVEDGYEFFADRQLVTIFSAPNYCGEFDNAGAMMSVDESLMCSFQILKPTDRKRLL, encoded by the exons ATGGCCGGGAATGGGCAGGGGATAGAGCCTGCCGTGCTGGATGACATCATCAATCGCCTGTTGGAGTTCCGGAACGCGAGGACTGTGCGCCAGGTGCAGCTGTCCGAGAATGAGATCCGTGCTCTCTGCACTACGTCGCGCGAAATCTTCCTCTCGCAGCCCAATCTCCTCGAACTCGAAGCGCCTATCAAGATCTGCG GCGATATTCACGGACAATATGGAGATCTTTTGAGGCTTTTTGAATATGGGGGATTCCCTCCAGAGGCGAATTATTTGTTCTTAGGGGATTATGTTGACCGAGGCAAACAGAGTTTAGAGACAATATGCCTTCTTCTTGCCTACAAGATCAAATATCCTGAAAATTTCTTTCTCTTAAGAGGAAATCACGAATGTGCTTCTATTAACAGGATATATGGATTCTACGATGAATGTAAACGCCGTTTTAATGTTAGGCTGTGGAAAGTTTTCACTGATTGTTTTAACTGCCTTCCTGTAGCGGCTCTTATAGACGATAAGATACTTTGCATGCATGGTGGTCTTTCTCCTGATCTAACGAACTTGGATCAAATAAGAAATTTACCTCGTCCGACTGATATTCCTGACTCTGGTCTGCTTTGTGATCTACTTTGGTCTGATCCTAGTAGAGAAGTTAAAGGTTGGGGAATGAATGACAGAGGAGTCTCATACACATTTGGTCAAGATAAGGTGGCTGAATTTCTCATGCAACACGATATGGACCTGGTTTGTCGTGCACATCAG GTTGTAGAAGATGGCTATGAATTTTTTGCTGATAGGCAACTAGTTACCATATTTTCTGCTCCCAACTACTGTGGCGAGTTTGACAATGCTGGAGCTATGATGAGTGTTGATGAGAGTTTGATGTGCTCATTTCAGATTCTGAAACCAACTGACCGAAAGCGGCTCTTGTGA